From a single Falco peregrinus isolate bFalPer1 chromosome 10, bFalPer1.pri, whole genome shotgun sequence genomic region:
- the AK4 gene encoding adenylate kinase 4, mitochondrial produces the protein MASRLVRAVVLGPPGSGKGTVCERIARSFGLQHLSSGQFLRESLRAGGEVGVLAKQYLERGLLVPDHVITRMMMTELEKRQEQPWLLDGFPRTLGQAKALDGICELDLVISLNIPFETLKDRLSARWIHPGSGRVYNMDFNPPHVQGIDDLTGEPLVQREDDKPEAVAARLRKYKDAAKPVIELYKSRGILHSFSGTETNKIWPYVYTLLSNKIAPLLSDEEN, from the exons ATGGCCTCCAGGCTGGTGCGGGCGGTGGTGCTGGGCCCCCCCGGGTCGGGGAAGGGCACGGTGTGCGAGCGGATCGCCCGCAGCTTcgggctgcagcacctctccagCGGGCAGTTCCTGCGGGAGAGCCTGCGCGCCGGTGGCG AAGTTGGCGTCTTGGCAAAGCAGTACCTTGAGCGAGGCCTTCTGGTGCCAGACCATGTCATCACGCGCATGATGATGACGGAGCTGGAGAAACGGCaagagcagccctggctgctcgATG GTTTCCCTCGGACGCTGGGGCAAGCCAAGGCGCTGGATGGGATCTGTGAGCTGGACCTGGTGATCAGCTTGAACATACCCTTCGAGACACTGAAGGATCGCCTGAGTGCCCGCTGGATCCACCCGGGCAGTGGGAGGGTGTACAACATGGACTTCAACCCCCCCCATGTCCAG GGCATCGATGACCTGACGGGCGAGCCGCTGGTCCAGCGCGAGGACGACAAACCCGAGGCCGTGGCTGCCAGGCTCCGAAAATACAAAGATGCCGCAAAGCCAGTGATAGAGTTGTACAA GAGCAGGGGCATCCTGCACTCCTTCTCGGGGACAGAGACCAACAAGATCTGGCCGTATGTGTACACCCTGCTTTCCAACAAGATCGCACCCCTTCTCTCAGACGAGGAGAACTAA